In one Candidatus Woesearchaeota archaeon B3_Woes genomic region, the following are encoded:
- a CDS encoding valine--tRNA ligase, which translates to MDMPKHYDSKKSEEKWRKFWEKNKTYHFDSNSSKNIYSIDTPPPTVSGKMHMGHAFGNSQQDFIARFKRMQGFNVLQPFGTDDNGLPTQTLIQKLKNVRASQMDRKEFRKLCLETLEKELKPRYSQDWKNLGISCDFDVTYSTIDKHCQKISQKSFLDLYKQGREYRKKSPAMFCPKCQTAISQVECEDKDIPSFFNDVVFKVRDKELIIATTRPELLPSCVAVFYHPDDKRYQKLKGKTAKVPIFDFEVPILEDDRADPEKGTGIVMCCTFGDSTDAEWQKAHNLPIKESIGKDGKMTKITGKYKGLKIEDARKQIIKDMQEKKLLKSQKPITHPINVHERCGTPIEFINSKQWFIKYLDLKEDMLKWGNELNWFPKHMKNRYDNWVKGLQWDWCISRQIYFGIPFPVWYCEDCDEIILANEKDLPVDPVEDKPPVKECPKCKSKKIIGEKDIINTWATSSLTPTLVKELFKGKPVYNTLIKNPISLRPQGHDIISFWLFNTVVKSKLHFNMKPWNDCFINGWMLDPKGKKMSKSKGNIIEPGDMIEKYSVDALRFMAGSTKLGDDLSFPEKELVTGQKFITKFWNASKFAIMHLEDYDLKKPKQLEGFDRWILSKLNNLIKTSTETFEKYEFSKTKAETEKFFWQLLCDNYLEIAKDRLYNPDTRGKEQRKSAQYSLYTSVLACLKLIAPITPFFTEEIHHLYFADKEKTKSIHISKWPEYNKKLEDKKAEKAGDVAIEIIAAVRQHKTQKQKSLKEPVKVLTIQTKEKLDDFVDDIRATIKAEKIEFGKGNIKIDEDLSIKIEF; encoded by the coding sequence ATGGACATGCCAAAGCATTATGATTCAAAAAAATCAGAAGAAAAATGGAGAAAGTTTTGGGAAAAAAACAAAACATATCATTTTGACTCAAACTCATCTAAAAATATTTATTCTATAGATACTCCTCCGCCAACTGTTTCTGGAAAAATGCATATGGGACATGCGTTTGGCAATAGCCAGCAGGATTTTATTGCAAGATTCAAAAGAATGCAGGGATTCAATGTACTACAGCCATTTGGAACAGATGACAATGGCCTGCCAACTCAAACACTAATTCAAAAATTAAAAAATGTTAGAGCCAGTCAAATGGATAGAAAAGAGTTCAGAAAATTATGCCTAGAAACTCTAGAAAAAGAATTAAAACCAAGATATAGTCAGGATTGGAAAAATCTGGGAATAAGCTGTGATTTTGATGTTACATATTCTACAATTGATAAACACTGTCAAAAAATATCACAAAAATCATTTTTAGATTTATATAAACAAGGAAGAGAATACAGAAAAAAATCACCTGCAATGTTCTGTCCAAAATGTCAGACAGCCATCTCACAAGTTGAATGTGAAGATAAAGACATTCCTTCATTTTTCAATGATGTTGTTTTCAAAGTAAGGGATAAGGAATTAATAATAGCAACAACAAGACCAGAGCTATTACCTTCCTGTGTTGCTGTTTTCTACCATCCAGATGATAAACGCTATCAAAAGCTTAAAGGAAAAACAGCAAAAGTTCCTATATTTGATTTTGAAGTTCCAATTCTGGAAGATGATAGAGCAGACCCGGAAAAAGGAACAGGAATTGTAATGTGCTGCACCTTTGGTGATTCAACAGACGCAGAATGGCAAAAAGCACATAATCTGCCAATCAAAGAATCCATTGGAAAAGATGGTAAGATGACTAAAATTACAGGAAAGTATAAAGGGTTAAAAATAGAAGATGCAAGAAAACAGATAATTAAAGATATGCAAGAAAAGAAATTACTAAAATCCCAAAAACCAATAACTCATCCTATAAATGTTCATGAAAGATGTGGAACTCCTATTGAATTTATTAATTCTAAACAATGGTTTATAAAATATCTTGACCTAAAAGAAGACATGCTTAAATGGGGAAACGAACTAAATTGGTTTCCTAAACATATGAAAAACAGATACGACAATTGGGTTAAAGGTTTGCAATGGGATTGGTGTATCTCAAGACAAATCTATTTTGGAATCCCATTCCCGGTCTGGTATTGTGAAGATTGTGATGAGATTATCCTAGCAAATGAAAAAGATTTACCAGTTGACCCAGTTGAAGACAAACCACCAGTAAAAGAATGCCCAAAATGTAAAAGCAAGAAAATTATAGGAGAAAAAGATATTATAAACACATGGGCAACTTCTTCCTTAACCCCAACACTTGTAAAAGAATTGTTCAAAGGAAAACCCGTTTACAATACTCTAATCAAAAATCCTATAAGTTTAAGGCCTCAAGGCCACGACATAATTTCTTTCTGGTTATTCAATACAGTTGTAAAAAGCAAATTGCATTTCAATATGAAACCATGGAATGACTGTTTCATAAATGGCTGGATGCTTGACCCAAAAGGGAAAAAGATGTCCAAATCAAAAGGAAATATTATTGAACCAGGAGATATGATTGAAAAATATTCAGTAGACGCCCTAAGATTCATGGCTGGAAGCACAAAGCTTGGTGATGATTTATCTTTCCCTGAAAAAGAATTAGTAACAGGACAAAAATTCATAACAAAATTCTGGAATGCCTCTAAATTTGCAATAATGCACTTAGAAGATTATGATCTAAAAAAACCTAAACAACTAGAAGGATTTGACAGATGGATTCTAAGCAAATTAAACAATTTAATCAAAACTTCTACAGAAACCTTTGAAAAATATGAGTTTTCAAAAACAAAAGCAGAAACAGAAAAATTCTTTTGGCAGCTTTTATGCGACAATTACTTAGAAATCGCAAAAGACAGATTATACAACCCAGATACAAGAGGAAAAGAACAAAGAAAATCAGCACAATACTCATTATACACATCAGTACTAGCATGCCTGAAATTAATAGCACCAATAACACCTTTTTTCACAGAAGAAATACATCATCTATACTTTGCAGACAAAGAAAAAACAAAATCTATTCACATTTCTAAATGGCCTGAATACAATAAAAAACTAGAAGATAAAAAAGCAGAAAAAGCAGGAGATGTTGCAATTGAAATCATTGCTGCTGTACGCCAGCATAAAACACAAAAACAAAAATCACTAAAAGAACCTGTAAAAGTTTTAACAATCCAGACAAAAGAAAAACTAGATGATTTTGTAGATGACATAAGAGCAACAATAAAAGCAGAAAAAATAGAATTTGGCAAAGGTAATATAAAAATTGATGAAGATTTAAGTATAAAAATTGAATTTTAG
- a CDS encoding RNA 3'-phosphate cyclase, which produces MLQIDGSYNEGGGQILRTALAYSTLFQKPFEIINIRKGRPKPGLKNQHLYCIKALQQLCNAKVGGDELGSEKLRYFPNKISSTKIKVDIETAGSITLLLQSLLLPCLFSQKAKKIEIVGGTDVKYSPQIDYLKEIILPQLNKYAEKIELKLEKRGYYPKGGGKIILTIRPKYNLENLEDSPKIDLTEQGGLIQIKGISHASHDLQEIEVAERQLKSAKINLSQLKVPITIDAQYSDTLSTGSGITLWAVFSKEEEELGYLNPIKIGSDALGEKGKPSGDVGKEAAQKLIDEINSKAPVDQHLADNLIPFMGLIPGSEIKTSKITNHTLTNIYVVEQFLGKKFKVEGNTIKSI; this is translated from the coding sequence ATGCTACAAATAGATGGATCTTACAACGAAGGCGGAGGACAGATATTACGTACTGCTTTGGCTTATTCTACTTTGTTTCAAAAACCATTTGAAATAATAAATATAAGAAAAGGAAGACCTAAGCCAGGCTTGAAAAATCAGCATTTGTATTGTATTAAGGCTTTACAGCAATTATGCAATGCTAAGGTTGGTGGAGATGAACTTGGTTCTGAAAAATTAAGATATTTTCCAAATAAAATTAGTTCTACAAAAATAAAAGTGGATATAGAAACAGCAGGTTCTATAACTTTATTATTGCAGTCTTTGCTTTTGCCTTGTTTATTCTCACAAAAAGCAAAAAAAATAGAAATAGTTGGCGGAACAGATGTTAAGTATAGTCCCCAAATAGATTATCTTAAGGAAATAATTCTACCTCAGCTAAATAAATATGCAGAAAAAATAGAATTAAAATTAGAGAAAAGGGGTTATTATCCAAAAGGAGGAGGAAAAATAATATTGACAATAAGGCCAAAATACAACTTAGAAAATCTTGAAGATTCTCCTAAAATAGATTTAACAGAACAAGGAGGCCTAATTCAGATAAAAGGAATAAGTCATGCTTCACATGATTTACAGGAGATAGAAGTAGCAGAAAGACAATTAAAATCAGCTAAAATAAATTTAAGTCAATTAAAAGTTCCTATAACAATTGATGCACAATATTCAGATACATTATCAACTGGCTCTGGAATAACCTTGTGGGCTGTTTTTTCAAAGGAAGAAGAAGAACTAGGTTATTTGAACCCAATTAAAATTGGTTCTGATGCTCTTGGAGAAAAAGGAAAACCTTCTGGAGATGTTGGAAAAGAGGCTGCTCAAAAATTAATAGATGAAATAAATTCTAAAGCACCAGTTGATCAGCATTTAGCAGATAATCTAATTCCATTTATGGGTTTAATTCCTGGAAGTGAAATAAAAACTTCTAAAATAACTAACCATACTCTAACAAATATCTATGTTGTAGAACAATTTCTTGGGAAAAAATTTAAAGTAGAAGGAAATACCATTAAATCAATCTAA